A single genomic interval of Chitinophaga sp. 180180018-3 harbors:
- a CDS encoding site-specific DNA-methyltransferase, translating into MPTLNWTGKDKVVDHHLEVPCRTLEHRYGFSAEEGQTDTPVHSGNKIIYGDNLEALKSLLPEYEGRIRCIYIDPPYNSGNESWVYNDNVNHPLISQWLHQIVGKEGTDLSRHDKWLCMMYPRLKLLHQLLADDGVIFISIDDHEQANLKLVCDEIFGASNLIAPLYLQVRFAGKTLVEDRDVQKLMEVVYVYKKQPSTRLLRERQYYDLSKFNTRIIEKGRPDRIRLGDKEVDIFRKNDYEIIQETPSADHLKPIWATGKILDGNSSGRFFRDYLSGRQHHDGLGTLYKVWGLGNDQYPFRYFTGPKRAGATKGMYYQGVPNDITGTTAKEKTVPVPNFENYAEDFGNIRHEGGVDFRSGKKPTVLLQKLISYVVPPDEDAIILDCFAGSGSTAHAVLNLNKQDQGKRRFILVEMMDYADTTTAARIRNVIRGYGKTAGTGGSFDFFTLGALR; encoded by the coding sequence ATGCCTACACTAAACTGGACAGGAAAAGACAAGGTTGTCGACCATCACCTGGAAGTGCCCTGCCGTACACTCGAGCACAGGTACGGTTTCTCTGCGGAAGAAGGGCAGACGGATACGCCTGTACACAGTGGTAACAAAATTATATACGGCGATAACCTCGAAGCGCTGAAAAGCCTGCTGCCGGAATACGAAGGCCGGATCAGGTGCATTTATATAGATCCTCCTTACAATAGCGGCAACGAAAGTTGGGTGTATAACGATAATGTCAATCATCCCCTGATCAGCCAATGGCTGCATCAGATAGTGGGGAAGGAAGGAACGGATCTGAGCCGGCACGATAAATGGCTCTGCATGATGTATCCCCGGCTTAAACTGTTGCATCAGCTGCTGGCCGATGATGGCGTTATTTTTATATCGATAGATGATCATGAACAGGCTAACCTGAAACTGGTTTGTGATGAGATATTTGGTGCTTCTAACCTCATTGCGCCATTGTACCTGCAGGTGCGCTTTGCCGGCAAAACCCTGGTGGAAGACAGGGACGTACAAAAGCTGATGGAAGTAGTGTATGTATACAAGAAACAACCTTCTACGAGGCTGCTCAGAGAAAGACAGTATTACGACCTGTCGAAATTCAACACACGGATAATCGAAAAAGGCAGGCCCGACCGGATCAGGCTGGGCGATAAGGAAGTAGATATCTTCCGGAAAAATGATTACGAAATTATTCAGGAAACTCCTTCTGCAGATCATCTGAAACCCATATGGGCTACGGGAAAGATACTGGACGGTAATTCTTCCGGCCGTTTTTTCCGGGACTACCTGAGTGGCAGACAGCACCACGATGGCCTGGGCACTTTGTATAAGGTTTGGGGCCTGGGCAACGATCAATATCCTTTCCGGTATTTTACAGGGCCTAAGCGCGCCGGCGCTACAAAAGGGATGTATTACCAGGGAGTGCCGAACGATATAACCGGTACTACAGCAAAGGAAAAAACGGTACCAGTTCCCAACTTTGAAAACTATGCAGAAGATTTTGGCAACATCAGGCATGAAGGCGGAGTGGATTTCAGAAGCGGAAAGAAACCCACCGTATTATTACAAAAACTGATCAGTTATGTTGTACCACCTGATGAAGATGCCATCATCCTCGACTGCTTTGCCGGCTCCGGATCCACTGCCCATGCGGTGCTTAACCTGAATAAGCAGGATCAGGGCAAACGCCGGTTCATACTGGTGGAAATGATGGACTATGCAGATACCACTACCGCCGCACGGATCAGGAACGTGATCCGCGGATATGGGAAAACCGCCGGCACAGGCGGAAGTTTCGATTTCTTCACATTGGGAGCACTACGATAG
- a CDS encoding DUF5710 domain-containing protein has translation MSLLLNVPVSERESAASKGALWDNIAQAWYLPENQYDRLMEVDKWIPGKNPAIILPSEITVVHAHRVCWKCGHPNRVIALAGNYFFEKDMNERDESVWLAQDFFTLFQQVTLISENLQDFLKDNYPHFRQGRLPDKSGQYWLNHCESCNGIQGDWFLFEENGSVFNPVNKDAATLLLIKNYHLKYAPMIDAVYTLGDHLRIINEFAERT, from the coding sequence ATGTCATTACTGCTGAATGTTCCTGTTTCGGAAAGAGAATCTGCTGCGTCTAAAGGCGCGTTATGGGATAACATTGCCCAGGCATGGTATTTACCGGAAAACCAGTACGACAGGCTGATGGAAGTAGACAAATGGATTCCGGGAAAAAACCCTGCGATTATTTTACCCAGTGAAATTACGGTTGTACATGCGCACCGCGTTTGCTGGAAATGCGGGCATCCCAATCGTGTTATTGCGCTGGCGGGGAATTATTTTTTTGAGAAAGATATGAATGAACGCGACGAATCCGTGTGGCTGGCACAGGACTTCTTCACCTTATTTCAGCAGGTGACCCTTATTTCCGAGAACCTGCAGGATTTTCTGAAAGATAATTATCCTCATTTCAGGCAGGGCAGGTTGCCGGATAAGTCGGGGCAATACTGGCTCAACCATTGCGAATCCTGTAACGGCATACAGGGCGACTGGTTTTTATTCGAAGAAAACGGGAGTGTGTTCAATCCTGTTAACAAAGATGCAGCCACGCTGCTACTGATCAAAAACTATCATCTGAAATACGCGCCGATGATAGATGCGGTATATACCCTGGGCGATCACCTGAGGATTATCAATGAATTTGCAGAGAGAACATAG
- a CDS encoding TetR/AcrR family transcriptional regulator: protein MSNKAASTRLMILQRSFELIYKKGYQATSIDDIIATTQVTKGAFYYHFKSKDEMGLAMIKEVVYPGMYAALIRPLLEAGDPLDAIYQMMKHLLLKDPFFQVEHGCPAINLIDEMSPVNEDFRKALLQLVLQWQEHIQAVLEKGQRKGRVGKHISPQQAALFITSGYGGIRNMGKVFGKSCYKTYLQEFETYLQKLK, encoded by the coding sequence ATGTCGAACAAGGCAGCCTCTACCCGGCTGATGATATTACAGCGATCGTTCGAGCTGATTTATAAAAAAGGTTATCAGGCCACCAGCATCGATGATATAATTGCCACTACACAAGTGACGAAAGGTGCTTTTTATTATCATTTCAAATCCAAAGATGAAATGGGGTTGGCAATGATCAAAGAAGTCGTGTATCCCGGCATGTATGCCGCTTTGATCAGGCCATTGCTGGAAGCGGGTGATCCCCTGGATGCCATTTATCAGATGATGAAACACCTGCTGTTGAAAGATCCGTTTTTCCAGGTGGAACACGGATGTCCGGCTATTAACCTGATTGATGAGATGTCGCCCGTGAATGAAGATTTCAGAAAGGCGCTCCTGCAGCTGGTGCTGCAATGGCAGGAGCATATTCAGGCCGTGCTGGAAAAAGGACAGCGGAAGGGGCGTGTGGGGAAACATATCTCCCCGCAACAGGCGGCATTGTTCATCACCTCCGGCTACGGAGGGATCCGCAACATGGGGAAAGTATTTGGTAAAAGCTGTTATAAAACCTATCTGCAGGAATTCGAAACTTACCTGCAAAAGCTGAAGTAA
- a CDS encoding DUF6515 family protein, with the protein MKNRFYILFVLIGLLGTVTVDSAYAQRVHAGGGGGHYSGGGGGRVSSGSSHFGGSGRVYAAPRMSSPRVVAPVNRGYYYHGYPSGRVYYGRPWYRYRHYYHPYYYPPLGFYVSTLPFGYFSLGAAFGPMYYYGGTYYESTGDDRGYKVVEAPIGAAIPDLPEGAQEVQVNGNTYYELNGTYYQESMTDNGRRYVVVGKNGKIGDQTVTIPDNQGNPSNNPNAGNNPGTNVPESDNLLSKLPDNCRTVNINGQQYYLSPDGMYYQSVLNSDNTVAGYKVVGKMNADN; encoded by the coding sequence ATGAAAAACAGATTTTATATACTGTTTGTGCTGATAGGCCTCCTGGGCACAGTTACAGTTGACAGTGCATACGCTCAGCGGGTGCACGCCGGAGGTGGAGGAGGCCATTACAGTGGTGGTGGTGGCGGCCGCGTCAGCAGTGGTAGTTCTCACTTTGGAGGCAGTGGCCGCGTATATGCAGCCCCCCGCATGTCTTCTCCCAGAGTAGTGGCCCCGGTAAACAGAGGTTATTACTATCATGGTTACCCTAGCGGACGCGTTTACTACGGACGTCCCTGGTACAGATACAGACATTACTACCACCCATACTACTACCCTCCACTGGGATTTTATGTTTCTACCCTTCCTTTCGGTTATTTCTCATTGGGTGCAGCCTTTGGTCCAATGTACTATTATGGCGGTACCTACTATGAATCTACCGGCGACGACAGGGGTTACAAAGTAGTAGAAGCACCCATTGGAGCTGCCATACCGGATCTGCCGGAGGGAGCACAGGAAGTACAGGTGAACGGTAATACTTATTACGAGCTCAATGGTACTTATTACCAGGAAAGCATGACCGATAACGGCAGACGTTATGTTGTGGTTGGGAAAAATGGCAAAATAGGTGACCAAACCGTGACAATTCCGGATAATCAGGGAAATCCTTCCAATAATCCCAACGCTGGTAATAATCCTGGAACAAATGTTCCGGAATCTGACAACCTCCTTTCCAAACTGCCGGATAATTGCCGCACCGTGAACATCAACGGACAGCAATATTACTTATCTCCGGATGGAATGTATTATCAGTCTGTGCTGAACAGCGATAATACGGTTGCCGGGTACAAGGTAGTTGGTAAAATGAACGCTGATAATTAA
- the yhdJ gene encoding adenine-specific DNA-methyltransferase, translated as MNLLGTNNHKIIHGDALQALQTLIPDGSVDLIFADPPYNIGKNFSGDIEKWESEDEYLQWCYQWLDLCLQKLSPGGSFYVMTATQFMPYFDIYLRNKIHILSRIVWSYDSSGVQARKYFGSMYEPILYGVKDKTNYTFNAADILVEAKTGARRKLIDYRKTAPAVYNAEKVPGNVWDFARVRYRMNEYENHPSQKPEALLERIIRASSRPGDWVLDPFSGTFTTCAVAKELGRNCIGIERQEEYVKIGLRRLQLAEEYNGEKLQRASRSFRRRAV; from the coding sequence ATGAACTTACTCGGCACAAACAACCATAAGATTATCCACGGTGATGCCCTGCAGGCATTGCAAACCCTGATTCCGGATGGTAGTGTTGATTTGATCTTTGCTGATCCTCCTTACAATATTGGTAAAAATTTTAGCGGAGATATTGAGAAATGGGAATCGGAAGATGAATACCTGCAATGGTGCTACCAGTGGTTAGATCTTTGCCTGCAGAAACTCTCGCCGGGTGGTAGTTTCTATGTGATGACCGCCACACAGTTCATGCCCTATTTTGATATCTACCTGAGAAATAAAATACATATTCTTTCGCGCATTGTATGGAGCTACGACAGCTCCGGTGTACAGGCCAGGAAATACTTCGGTTCTATGTATGAACCCATTCTGTATGGTGTAAAAGATAAGACCAACTACACCTTCAATGCAGCTGATATTTTAGTGGAAGCCAAAACAGGAGCCCGGCGCAAGCTGATCGATTACCGGAAAACAGCGCCCGCCGTATACAATGCCGAGAAAGTTCCCGGTAATGTATGGGACTTTGCGCGGGTACGTTATCGTATGAACGAATATGAAAATCATCCCAGCCAGAAACCGGAGGCATTGCTGGAACGCATTATCAGGGCTAGTTCCCGCCCCGGCGATTGGGTCCTGGATCCTTTTTCCGGTACATTCACCACCTGCGCAGTCGCTAAAGAACTGGGGCGCAATTGTATCGGTATCGAACGCCAGGAAGAATATGTGAAGATAGGATTAAGAAGATTGCAGCTGGCAGAAGAATACAATGGAGAGAAGTTACAGCGCGCCAGCCGTTCATTCCGGCGCAGGGCAGTATGA
- a CDS encoding alpha/beta hydrolase has translation MRIVLIYLGALFAVLVARAQGYQPRIEPMPSPVRTAPELITKSGYLVVPENRRRPAGPVVRIPFVFVRKAEADSVKHIALMTTGGPGYSTIANFDSIGAGSELLRYGGFIIFSQRGVKGAIPCLDCPETTTAVRKAYRENLPKDSLELEAIKRCRKRLAAQGIDLSSYTTLESAADINDLRKALHLDSLMLIGMSYSGGLMLSVARHHPEAVSLLLLNSPLPGYVNYEEHALLNMNEAFNQVFDNCETDSTSNPIYTGLREKFHQYFTSITGKMFSFRYSENNSQDTFTIRYGKNELMDALLDRMNGRSLKTVPFVMYQIINGQHAPYVKEVVDAAFAGNQRIALGMRYSVYCSEQIAFASKQLIRKQNELVPWLADFTFNDPDTTKCDCWNVKREPAGEKEPVYSNVPALIFTGDADPWCRPFYNRLIKRYLPNSQLLLIHNQGHVPSLGGHGANFLDMFINNPCKKLVSATKDVMVE, from the coding sequence ATGAGAATTGTTTTGATATACCTGGGTGCATTATTCGCTGTGCTTGTTGCAAGGGCACAGGGCTATCAGCCCAGGATCGAACCAATGCCATCTCCGGTAAGAACGGCTCCGGAGCTGATTACAAAAAGCGGTTACCTGGTAGTGCCTGAAAACCGCCGGCGGCCGGCCGGTCCCGTTGTCAGGATACCATTTGTTTTCGTCAGGAAGGCAGAAGCAGATTCCGTGAAACATATCGCGCTCATGACTACCGGCGGCCCGGGCTACAGCACTATCGCCAACTTCGACAGCATCGGCGCCGGCTCGGAGCTGCTGCGATACGGAGGCTTCATTATATTCAGCCAGCGTGGCGTAAAAGGAGCCATTCCCTGCCTGGATTGCCCGGAAACAACCACGGCTGTACGAAAAGCTTACCGGGAAAACCTCCCGAAAGATAGTCTGGAACTGGAAGCAATAAAGCGTTGCCGGAAACGGCTGGCCGCACAGGGAATTGATTTGTCGTCCTATACCACACTCGAAAGCGCAGCAGATATCAACGATCTGCGCAAAGCACTACACCTCGATTCGCTGATGCTGATAGGCATGTCGTACAGTGGCGGGTTGATGCTTTCCGTAGCCCGCCACCACCCGGAAGCCGTGTCGCTGCTGCTGTTGAACTCACCACTTCCGGGATACGTCAACTATGAAGAGCATGCCCTGCTCAATATGAATGAGGCATTCAACCAGGTGTTCGATAACTGCGAGACTGATTCCACGAGTAACCCTATATACACAGGGCTTCGTGAAAAGTTCCACCAGTACTTTACATCCATTACCGGCAAAATGTTCTCCTTCCGCTATTCGGAGAATAACAGTCAGGATACCTTCACCATCCGGTATGGTAAAAACGAATTAATGGATGCGCTGCTGGACAGGATGAACGGCAGATCCCTGAAAACGGTGCCGTTTGTGATGTACCAGATCATCAACGGCCAGCATGCCCCTTATGTGAAAGAAGTGGTGGATGCAGCCTTTGCCGGTAATCAACGCATCGCGCTGGGCATGAGGTATTCGGTCTATTGCTCTGAGCAGATTGCCTTTGCCAGCAAACAGCTGATCCGGAAACAGAACGAACTGGTACCCTGGCTCGCGGATTTTACATTCAACGACCCCGATACCACGAAATGCGATTGCTGGAATGTAAAAAGGGAGCCTGCCGGGGAAAAAGAACCGGTGTATTCGAATGTGCCGGCATTGATTTTCACCGGTGATGCAGATCCCTGGTGTCGCCCTTTTTACAACCGGCTGATTAAACGGTACCTGCCCAACAGCCAGCTACTGCTGATTCACAACCAGGGCCATGTGCCCTCGCTGGGCGGCCATGGTGCTAATTTCCTGGATATGTTTATCAATAATCCCTGCAAAAAACTCGTATCTGCTACGAAGGATGTGATGGTGGAATAA
- a CDS encoding TPM domain-containing protein yields MKHLIHVLNRSLFLLLLSAFWLSCHDTRQQSFGVENVPDPKKNGGGYVSNPDHLISDETVSQLNQQLAELDRSGKAQVAVVVLHSIGQNDTRDFVHRLFNYWKPGDKAKNNGLVILMVEDARKLEFETGYGLEADLPDVICFRIQQDYMIPHIKQHDYDAGFIEGIKSVASLFNNGNYAYDQLPDQPALDTSLVALNPVTVAPPAAAITEMADSAREEEAAIPESATTASAPQQFSNNASNSFSGNISFWTILVWLFITAVMMNIFFGKKLKKKSKDESPATINDLPNEFLHPGITGMILLNLGAWAVIGFLAIQRHMDVGILMVSLIYYLVWVLFIHIAILIIAARAAIMLKNSDRHGKWGKLAIVQRDIAPARYIFPLPYLWLWLAALKNRLEHLRNDPYQCPNCSATMEKLDEATDNRYLDKAQVIEEQLHSVDYDVWQCNSCHTHTVLDYANVRTSMAECPSCNHITYKCYKAITKQRATTSSEGWGVKEYECAACKYKHDYMFTIPKISSSSSGSSSSSSSFSSDSSSSSSDWGGGSSGGGGASSSW; encoded by the coding sequence ATGAAGCATCTTATACACGTTTTAAACAGAAGTTTGTTCCTCTTATTGCTGTCTGCTTTTTGGTTATCCTGTCATGATACCCGGCAGCAATCGTTTGGTGTGGAGAATGTGCCCGACCCCAAGAAAAACGGTGGTGGCTACGTCAGCAATCCTGATCACCTGATCTCCGACGAAACCGTGAGCCAGCTGAATCAGCAGCTGGCGGAACTGGATCGTTCCGGCAAGGCCCAGGTAGCAGTAGTAGTCCTGCACAGCATCGGACAAAATGATACCCGCGATTTTGTGCACCGGCTGTTCAATTACTGGAAGCCGGGCGATAAGGCAAAGAATAACGGCCTCGTGATATTGATGGTGGAAGATGCCCGTAAGCTGGAATTTGAAACAGGCTATGGCCTGGAGGCAGATCTGCCGGATGTCATCTGCTTTCGCATACAACAGGATTACATGATCCCGCATATCAAACAACACGACTATGATGCGGGTTTTATCGAAGGAATAAAATCTGTGGCTTCCCTGTTTAATAATGGCAACTATGCCTACGATCAATTGCCCGACCAGCCTGCATTGGATACTTCCCTGGTAGCACTCAATCCGGTAACAGTGGCCCCGCCTGCCGCAGCCATCACGGAAATGGCAGATTCCGCCCGGGAAGAGGAAGCCGCCATCCCCGAAAGTGCCACTACTGCTTCGGCACCTCAGCAATTCAGCAATAATGCTTCCAATAGCTTCAGCGGCAATATTTCTTTCTGGACAATCCTGGTATGGCTGTTTATTACAGCAGTCATGATGAATATTTTCTTCGGTAAAAAACTCAAAAAGAAGAGCAAAGATGAATCGCCTGCTACCATAAACGATCTGCCGAACGAATTCCTGCACCCCGGTATTACAGGCATGATCCTGCTCAACCTGGGCGCCTGGGCTGTTATCGGTTTCCTGGCAATACAACGGCATATGGATGTTGGTATTCTGATGGTATCATTGATATACTACCTGGTTTGGGTATTGTTCATTCACATTGCCATCCTCATTATTGCGGCCCGCGCAGCCATAATGCTGAAGAACAGCGATCGCCACGGGAAATGGGGGAAACTGGCGATCGTGCAGCGGGATATCGCGCCTGCCCGCTATATCTTCCCTTTACCTTATCTCTGGTTATGGCTGGCCGCATTGAAAAACCGGCTGGAACATCTCCGGAACGATCCCTATCAGTGCCCGAACTGTTCGGCAACCATGGAAAAACTCGATGAAGCAACAGATAACCGTTATCTCGATAAGGCACAGGTAATAGAAGAACAGCTGCATTCAGTGGATTATGATGTATGGCAGTGTAACTCCTGTCATACACACACTGTGCTCGATTACGCCAATGTTCGCACTTCTATGGCCGAGTGCCCATCCTGTAATCACATTACTTATAAATGCTATAAAGCCATTACAAAACAAAGAGCCACCACATCGTCTGAAGGATGGGGCGTGAAGGAATATGAATGTGCCGCCTGTAAATACAAGCACGATTATATGTTTACCATTCCGAAGATCTCCAGCTCTTCTTCCGGAAGTTCTTCTTCGAGCTCGTCGTTTTCATCTGACTCCTCTTCCTCCTCTTCTGACTGGGGAGGTGGTTCTTCGGGTGGCGGCGGCGCCAGCAGCAGCTGGTAA
- a CDS encoding DUF3817 domain-containing protein, protein MLQLFKTQIGRLRLIGILEGISLLVLLFIAVPLKYFSGNPHMVRLMGPIHGALFLLFIFNTLSAGVAYRWKFSTTTWKVLLACVIPFGSFYIDKHILRRIRN, encoded by the coding sequence ATGCTGCAATTATTTAAAACGCAGATCGGTCGCCTCCGCCTGATCGGTATCCTCGAAGGAATCTCATTGCTGGTACTGCTTTTCATAGCGGTGCCCCTCAAATACTTTTCCGGAAACCCTCACATGGTGCGCCTGATGGGGCCCATTCACGGCGCACTTTTCCTGCTCTTCATCTTCAACACGCTAAGTGCTGGCGTCGCCTACAGGTGGAAATTCAGTACCACCACCTGGAAGGTACTGCTGGCCTGCGTAATACCATTTGGGAGTTTTTACATTGATAAGCATATTTTGAGGAGAATTAGGAATTAG
- a CDS encoding helix-turn-helix domain-containing protein has product MIEIFDNIRQLYKFQTPAGALHPYVEFFSETSLDETHRLIQSETFTVKLFPSYTPTIWINLGTPYLLANGRKQLHIDEQTDILLLRNEIVERKNLPSDNIFTVKFHPGGFETIFGISQTRIGSNVVPLQDIIPAGMVRKLRNAASMADRINLFESLFHEKLEVQQKKDNYYLQCIHRTIDAFAGSGMEAGNGELARQLYLTDKSLYRYFTKIIGTSPKKYLGITRARTALTGYTKNAASFSPHDYGYYDRSHFYKDVLNFTGQHFSSYLHR; this is encoded by the coding sequence ATGATCGAAATTTTTGACAATATCAGGCAGCTATACAAATTTCAGACGCCGGCAGGCGCCCTGCACCCGTATGTTGAATTTTTCTCAGAAACCTCTCTCGATGAAACCCACCGGCTTATTCAAAGCGAAACCTTTACGGTGAAGCTTTTTCCGAGCTATACTCCTACCATCTGGATCAACCTCGGAACGCCCTACCTGCTGGCGAACGGGCGGAAACAATTACATATAGACGAGCAAACTGATATCCTGCTGCTGAGAAATGAAATCGTGGAGCGAAAAAATCTGCCCAGCGACAATATTTTCACGGTAAAATTCCATCCGGGTGGTTTTGAAACTATTTTCGGTATCAGCCAAACCCGTATTGGCAGCAATGTAGTTCCGCTACAGGATATCATTCCCGCCGGTATGGTCAGGAAATTAAGGAATGCCGCCAGCATGGCCGACCGGATAAATCTATTCGAGAGCCTGTTTCACGAAAAGCTGGAAGTGCAGCAGAAAAAAGATAACTACTATCTGCAATGTATCCATCGTACCATCGATGCTTTTGCCGGTTCCGGTATGGAGGCTGGTAACGGAGAACTGGCCAGGCAACTGTATCTGACAGATAAAAGCCTGTACAGGTATTTCACGAAAATTATAGGAACCAGCCCTAAGAAGTATCTGGGTATTACCCGCGCCCGTACTGCATTAACTGGCTATACGAAAAATGCCGCCAGTTTTTCTCCGCATGACTATGGTTATTACGACAGAAGTCATTTTTATAAAGATGTGCTGAACTTCACGGGGCAGCATTTCTCCAGTTATCTCCACCGCTGA
- a CDS encoding VOC family protein, whose translation MKKLLLTGGLFLLAFIGISTNMNGQTKKYPSLNHMALYVVNLERSTVFYRDIVGLEPMDEPFKDGRHSWFKVGSHSQVHIISGAAAAVAHDKNTHLCFSVPSMSEFVPVLKKNNIPFEDWPGKAGSINKRVDGVQQIYFKDPDGYWIEINDDKY comes from the coding sequence ATGAAAAAGCTGTTATTAACCGGCGGCCTGTTTTTGCTGGCCTTTATTGGTATTTCCACTAACATGAACGGTCAAACGAAGAAATATCCATCGCTGAACCATATGGCCCTATATGTCGTGAATCTGGAGCGAAGCACTGTTTTCTACCGCGATATAGTTGGTCTGGAACCGATGGATGAGCCATTTAAAGATGGCAGGCACAGTTGGTTTAAGGTAGGTTCGCATAGCCAGGTACATATTATTTCCGGAGCTGCTGCTGCCGTGGCACACGACAAAAACACGCACCTCTGCTTCAGCGTTCCATCCATGAGCGAATTCGTACCGGTATTGAAGAAAAATAACATCCCTTTTGAAGACTGGCCAGGCAAAGCCGGCTCCATTAATAAACGGGTAGATGGCGTACAGCAGATCTATTTCAAGGATCCGGATGGGTATTGGATAGAGATTAATGACGATAAATATTAG